The Martelella sp. AD-3 genome includes a region encoding these proteins:
- a CDS encoding class III extradiol ring-cleavage dioxygenase, giving the protein MSTQSRLPVFFIPHGGGPWPFMHGPEGVLPAADPWKELETYLRSFDEALGRRPKAVLVISAHWEKVDRLTVSTAAHPGMLFDYYGFPPHTYELDYPAPGAPEVAEHVRAVLSSAGIDTATDSERGFDHGVFIPFMMMYPEADVPIVMMSLDPDLSAETHFRIGEALQGLRDEDILIVASGLSYHNMRMFYRKDEAHAAAATRFDDWLKDALSIEAPAERAARLATWTQNPDALECHVPDHDHLVPVFVAAGAAGEDAGDQVFHGNFRGKPYSAYRFG; this is encoded by the coding sequence ATGTCTACGCAATCACGCCTTCCCGTCTTTTTCATCCCCCATGGCGGCGGGCCATGGCCGTTCATGCACGGACCGGAAGGCGTTCTGCCGGCCGCCGATCCCTGGAAGGAACTGGAAACCTATCTCAGGAGCTTCGATGAGGCGCTCGGCCGCCGTCCGAAGGCGGTTCTCGTGATCTCGGCCCACTGGGAAAAGGTCGACAGGCTCACCGTTTCGACCGCGGCCCATCCGGGCATGCTGTTCGATTATTACGGCTTCCCCCCGCACACCTATGAGCTTGATTATCCTGCCCCCGGAGCGCCGGAGGTGGCCGAACATGTGCGCGCCGTTCTGTCTTCTGCCGGCATCGACACGGCGACGGATTCCGAGCGTGGATTCGACCATGGCGTCTTCATCCCGTTCATGATGATGTACCCCGAGGCCGACGTGCCGATCGTGATGATGTCGCTCGATCCGGATCTTTCGGCCGAGACCCATTTCAGGATCGGCGAGGCGCTGCAGGGGTTGCGCGACGAAGACATCCTGATCGTCGCCTCGGGCCTTTCCTACCACAACATGCGCATGTTCTACCGCAAGGATGAGGCGCATGCGGCGGCGGCAACCCGGTTCGACGACTGGCTGAAGGACGCGCTTTCGATCGAGGCGCCCGCGGAGCGCGCGGCCCGGCTCGCCACATGGACGCAGAACCCCGATGCGCTGGAATGCCACGTGCCCGACCACGACCACCTCGTGCCGGTTTTCGTTGCGGCCGGCGCCGCCGGCGAGGACGCCGGCGATCAGGTTTTTCACGGCAATTTCCGCGGCAAGCCGTACTCGGCCTATCGCTTCGGCTAG
- a CDS encoding glutathione S-transferase family protein: MDDLHFYTNPQSRGCIIRWMLEEIGVSYETHVLAYGGAMKTADYLAVNRMGKVPTIRHGQAVVTEVAAICTYLAETFPEAGLGPTRGEKADYYRWMFFAAGPLEELVTNHEMGFEVPQKRQGMMGYGRAEDVTATLEQALLDRHYVCGDHFRAVDIYFSSQLIWCFNSGAIEKRPVFEAYADRVSDRPALKRATRLDEEALAKMKAGAA, translated from the coding sequence ATGGATGATCTGCACTTCTATACCAACCCGCAGTCGCGTGGTTGCATCATTCGCTGGATGCTCGAGGAAATCGGCGTCTCCTACGAGACACATGTGCTGGCCTATGGCGGCGCGATGAAGACGGCAGACTACCTTGCGGTAAACCGCATGGGGAAGGTGCCGACCATTCGCCATGGCCAGGCTGTCGTCACAGAAGTCGCCGCAATCTGCACCTACCTGGCCGAAACCTTTCCCGAAGCCGGCCTCGGGCCAACCCGGGGCGAAAAGGCCGACTATTATCGCTGGATGTTCTTCGCCGCCGGTCCGCTCGAAGAACTCGTCACCAACCACGAGATGGGCTTCGAGGTTCCGCAGAAGCGCCAGGGCATGATGGGCTATGGTCGGGCTGAAGATGTGACCGCGACACTGGAACAGGCATTGCTCGACAGACACTATGTCTGTGGCGACCATTTCCGCGCCGTCGACATCTATTTCAGCTCGCAGCTGATATGGTGCTTCAATTCCGGCGCTATCGAGAAACGCCCGGTCTTCGAGGCCTATGCCGATCGCGTTTCGGACCGCCCGGCGCTGAAGCGGGCCACCCGCCTTGACGAGGAGGCGCTGGCCAAGATGAAGGCCGGCGCAGCCTGA
- a CDS encoding DNA polymerase III subunit chi: MTEILFYHLTESLREAALPPLVEKSLERGWRVAIQTASEAERDRLDGILWTFRADSFIPHGTDAEDNSEAQPVLLTTAGNNANRADIRFFVEGAEVRDVGDYSRVVVMFDGHDGDELTRARAQWKALRQGDHSLTYWQQGEGGRWQKKA, from the coding sequence GTGACGGAGATCCTGTTTTATCATCTGACGGAATCCCTGCGCGAAGCCGCCTTGCCGCCCCTCGTCGAGAAAAGCCTGGAGCGCGGCTGGCGGGTCGCGATCCAGACGGCGAGCGAGGCGGAGCGCGACCGGCTCGACGGCATTTTGTGGACCTTTCGCGCCGACAGTTTCATTCCGCACGGGACTGACGCGGAAGACAACAGCGAAGCCCAGCCGGTGCTGCTGACGACAGCGGGCAACAACGCGAACCGGGCCGATATCCGCTTCTTTGTCGAGGGGGCGGAGGTACGTGATGTCGGGGACTACAGCCGCGTGGTGGTGATGTTCGACGGCCATGACGGCGACGAGCTGACCCGGGCCCGCGCCCAGTGGAAGGCGCTGCGTCAGGGCGACCACAGCCTGACCTACTGGCAGCAGGGCGAGGGCGGGCGATGGCAGAAAAAGGCCTGA
- a CDS encoding DUF2842 domain-containing protein produces MPVRLRKFIGTILIVTLVIVYALTATTLATVVLDGRSAWAALLYFFLTGLLWIIPAMFIIKWMAGPPAKRR; encoded by the coding sequence GTGCCAGTCAGATTGCGTAAATTTATCGGGACGATCCTCATCGTCACACTGGTGATTGTCTATGCCCTGACGGCCACGACCCTGGCAACGGTGGTGCTCGACGGACGATCCGCCTGGGCCGCCCTTCTCTATTTCTTCCTGACCGGTCTTCTCTGGATCATTCCCGCCATGTTCATCATCAAATGGATGGCCGGCCCGCCGGCCAAACGGCGCTGA
- a CDS encoding AGE family epimerase/isomerase: MKPKINTLVAPPRWINRPYHREWLWKQANDLFDYFQYRSVNPKGGFFEFDKDGKPMGGDNPVRGIHTTARMVHCMAIGHLLGRPGCDDLMDHGMHYLWENHRDKQRGGYFWQINEDGPLGEPTKQAYGHAFVLLAASSAKFAGHPLADAMIADVTEIINKHFWEEKHGAVAEEFETDWTPVPGYRGQNCNMHMTEALMEAYEVTGDIEYLTKAKRIAELIIHKHARECGFRVAEHFTEDWKVDHDYSGNEMFRPSGTTPGHWLEWTRLMLQLHTLTGRSHSWMPKAAHELFVSAFKLGWDYEKRGMFYTLDWDNKPKNRAKLWWPHCEGIGATHFLTSHFGQDMHMYAYRKQWSFVANHLIDHENGGWHEELSEDLVPQTTLFPGKSDIYHALQACLIPLYPALGSLPEVIFREVKH; the protein is encoded by the coding sequence ATGAAACCGAAGATCAACACGCTTGTCGCCCCGCCGCGCTGGATCAACAGGCCCTATCACCGCGAATGGCTCTGGAAGCAGGCCAACGACCTTTTCGACTATTTCCAGTACCGCTCGGTCAACCCGAAGGGCGGCTTTTTCGAGTTTGACAAGGACGGCAAGCCCATGGGCGGCGACAATCCCGTGCGCGGCATCCACACGACCGCGCGCATGGTCCACTGCATGGCCATCGGCCATCTTCTCGGGCGGCCCGGCTGCGACGATCTGATGGACCACGGCATGCACTATCTGTGGGAGAACCACCGCGACAAGCAACGCGGCGGCTATTTCTGGCAGATCAATGAGGACGGCCCGCTCGGCGAACCGACGAAACAGGCTTACGGTCACGCTTTCGTTCTGCTTGCGGCCTCATCCGCCAAATTCGCCGGTCATCCGCTCGCCGACGCCATGATCGCGGACGTCACCGAGATCATCAACAAGCATTTCTGGGAGGAAAAGCACGGCGCGGTCGCCGAGGAGTTCGAAACGGACTGGACGCCGGTGCCCGGCTATCGCGGCCAGAACTGCAACATGCACATGACCGAGGCGCTGATGGAGGCCTATGAGGTCACCGGCGATATCGAATATCTGACCAAGGCCAAGCGCATCGCCGAGTTGATCATCCACAAGCATGCCCGCGAATGCGGCTTCCGCGTCGCCGAACATTTCACCGAGGACTGGAAGGTCGACCACGACTACTCCGGCAATGAGATGTTCCGCCCGTCCGGCACCACGCCCGGCCACTGGCTGGAATGGACCCGCCTCATGCTGCAGCTTCACACACTCACCGGCCGCTCGCACAGCTGGATGCCGAAGGCCGCGCACGAGCTCTTCGTCTCCGCCTTCAAGCTTGGCTGGGATTATGAAAAGCGCGGCATGTTCTACACGCTCGATTGGGACAACAAGCCGAAGAACCGGGCCAAGCTCTGGTGGCCCCATTGCGAGGGCATCGGCGCCACGCATTTCCTGACCTCCCATTTCGGCCAGGACATGCACATGTATGCCTATCGCAAACAGTGGAGCTTCGTCGCCAATCATCTGATCGACCATGAGAATGGCGGCTGGCACGAGGAGCTTTCGGAAGACCTCGTGCCGCAGACAACGCTTTTCCCCGGAAAAAGCGACATCTACCACGCCCTGCAGGCCTGCCTCATTCCGCTCTACCCGGCGCTCGGCAGCCTGCCGGAAGTCATTTTCCGCGAAGTCAAACACTGA
- the argC gene encoding N-acetyl-gamma-glutamyl-phosphate reductase, with the protein MAAKIFIDGEHGTTGLQIRTRMAERRDVELLSIPHEERRNPKMREDLINSADIAILCLPDDASREAVGMLAGNNSVRVIDTSTAYRVNPDWAYGFAEMDKDQAERIRSARHVANPGCYPTGAIGLIRPLRAAGVIPDSYPVTINAVSGYTGGGKNLIAQMEDESRDDHIDAPHFLYGLNLAHKHVPEMTTHGLLPRAPIFSPSVGRFPQGMVVQVPLYLEALEGDHSQESIHALLAEYYAGQDIVRVVPLAESGSIARLNAEELAGQDIMKIYVFGGGAHVNLVAQLDNLGKGASGAAVQNMDLMLSA; encoded by the coding sequence ATGGCAGCGAAGATCTTCATCGACGGCGAACACGGCACGACTGGGCTGCAGATCCGCACCCGCATGGCTGAACGCCGCGACGTCGAGCTCCTCTCCATCCCGCATGAGGAACGGCGCAATCCAAAAATGCGCGAGGACCTCATCAACAGCGCCGACATCGCTATCCTGTGCCTGCCCGACGACGCCTCGCGCGAAGCCGTCGGCATGCTCGCCGGAAACAACAGCGTGCGCGTCATCGACACATCGACGGCCTATCGCGTAAACCCGGACTGGGCCTACGGCTTCGCCGAGATGGACAAGGACCAGGCCGAACGCATCCGCTCCGCCCGCCATGTCGCCAATCCCGGCTGCTACCCGACCGGCGCGATCGGCCTCATCCGGCCGCTGCGGGCCGCCGGCGTCATTCCGGACAGCTATCCGGTCACGATCAACGCGGTCTCCGGCTACACCGGCGGCGGCAAGAACCTGATTGCCCAGATGGAGGACGAAAGCCGCGACGACCACATCGACGCGCCGCATTTCCTTTATGGCCTCAACCTGGCGCACAAGCATGTGCCGGAAATGACCACGCACGGCCTTCTGCCGCGCGCGCCGATCTTCTCGCCGTCCGTCGGCCGGTTCCCGCAGGGCATGGTGGTTCAGGTGCCGCTTTATCTCGAGGCGCTTGAAGGCGACCACAGTCAGGAGAGCATCCACGCGCTTCTGGCCGAATACTATGCTGGCCAGGACATCGTTCGCGTCGTGCCGCTTGCCGAAAGCGGCTCTATCGCCCGGCTCAATGCCGAGGAACTGGCCGGCCAGGACATCATGAAGATCTACGTCTTCGGCGGCGGCGCCCATGTCAATCTGGTCGCACAGCTCGACAATCTCGGCAAGGGCGCATCGGGCGCCGCAGTGCAGAACATGGACCTGATGCTGTCGGCCTGA
- a CDS encoding COX15/CtaA family protein, with translation MANATSPALTESEQRFNAALVRGWLYFVVLTLFCLVLVGGATRLTQSGLSITEWKPIHGIIPPLSLAEWQEEFELYKRIPEYQLLNKGMSLAEFQNIFWWEWSHRLLARAVGLIFALPLLFFWMSKRLPKGLGWPLTGVLALGGLQGFIGWWMVSSGLTERTDVSQYRLAVHLVMACLIIAACVYIARGLKPRRHEDPPTRASHGFAIVLLFAAFIQIYLGALVAGLDAGLSYNTWPLMDGAIVPQDLLLHQPAWLNFFENPKTVQFTHRMGGYVLLLLTLLHYVAEWRGAVARGLDLELSQHARGALTILIVILLQAALGIFTLVLQMPLWLALSHQAGAIIVLILVTGHLRGYRRPLIEEI, from the coding sequence ATGGCAAACGCAACTTCCCCCGCCCTTACCGAGAGCGAACAGCGTTTCAACGCCGCGCTCGTGCGGGGCTGGCTTTATTTCGTCGTTCTGACGCTGTTCTGTCTGGTGCTGGTCGGCGGCGCGACCCGGCTGACGCAATCTGGCCTGTCGATCACCGAGTGGAAGCCGATCCACGGCATCATTCCGCCCTTGAGCCTCGCCGAATGGCAGGAGGAGTTCGAACTTTACAAGCGGATTCCCGAATACCAGCTCCTGAACAAGGGCATGTCGCTTGCCGAATTCCAGAACATCTTCTGGTGGGAATGGAGCCACCGCCTGCTGGCGCGGGCGGTCGGGCTGATCTTCGCGCTGCCGCTTCTGTTCTTCTGGATGTCGAAGCGTCTGCCGAAGGGGCTGGGATGGCCGCTCACCGGCGTGCTGGCGCTCGGCGGATTGCAGGGCTTCATCGGCTGGTGGATGGTGTCCTCGGGCCTGACGGAACGCACCGATGTCAGCCAGTACCGCCTGGCCGTTCACCTGGTCATGGCCTGTCTGATCATCGCGGCCTGCGTCTACATTGCGAGGGGGCTGAAGCCCCGCCGCCATGAAGACCCGCCGACGCGCGCTTCGCACGGGTTTGCGATCGTGCTTCTGTTCGCGGCCTTCATCCAGATCTATCTCGGCGCGCTTGTCGCCGGGCTTGATGCCGGGCTTTCCTACAATACCTGGCCGCTGATGGATGGCGCGATCGTGCCGCAGGACCTGCTGTTGCATCAACCGGCCTGGCTCAACTTTTTCGAGAACCCGAAGACCGTGCAGTTCACCCACCGCATGGGCGGCTATGTCCTGCTGTTGCTGACGCTTCTGCATTATGTGGCGGAGTGGCGCGGCGCGGTGGCGCGCGGGCTTGACCTGGAGCTCTCCCAGCATGCGCGCGGCGCGCTGACGATCCTGATCGTCATCCTCCTTCAGGCGGCGCTCGGCATCTTCACGCTGGTGCTGCAGATGCCGCTGTGGCTGGCGCTGTCGCATCAGGCCGGCGCGATCATCGTGCTGATTCTCGTCACCGGCCATCTGCGCGGCTATCGCAGGCCTCTCATCGAAGAGATCTGA
- a CDS encoding helix-turn-helix transcriptional regulator, translating into MITSQQIRAARALLGLSQDEAAALAGVDREALGRAEAEAGERDFAVADALEKAFGKKGIAFIEDGENGGGPGVRLTHSVDPCDGIRPEDLNATNDD; encoded by the coding sequence ATGATCACATCGCAACAAATCCGCGCCGCCCGCGCCCTGCTCGGGCTTTCGCAAGATGAGGCTGCGGCGCTCGCCGGAGTGGACCGCGAGGCGCTTGGGCGGGCAGAGGCCGAGGCGGGCGAGCGCGACTTCGCCGTTGCCGATGCGCTTGAGAAGGCTTTCGGAAAGAAGGGAATCGCCTTCATCGAGGATGGCGAGAACGGCGGCGGCCCCGGGGTCCGCCTCACCCACTCCGTCGATCCCTGCGACGGCATTCGACCGGAAGATCTCAACGCGACGAATGACGACTGA
- the metH gene encoding methionine synthase, with amino-acid sequence MLDELFGEEAPRRSGKEIRAALEKAARERILILDGAMGTQIQGLGFDEDHFRGDRFIGCACHQQGNNDLLILSQPKALEDIHYEYAIAGADILETNTFSSTRIAQADYQMEEMVYELNRDGARLARRAAIRAEQEDGRRRFVAGAVGPTNRTASISPDVNNPGYRAVSFDQLRDAYREQIEGLIDGGSDLILIETIFDTLNAKAAVFAARQAFRAKGIELPLMISGTITDLSGRTLSGQTPTAFWNSLSHADPFTIGLNCALGADAMLPHLQELSGVADTFTCAYPNAGLPNEFGQYDQDPEEMAGLIRPFAQQGLVNILGGCCGSTPEHIAAIAAVASNFAPREVPEHRPVLSLSGLEPFHLTKDIPFVNVGERTNVTGSAKFRKLITNADYAAALDVARDQVEAGAQIIDINMDEGLIDSERAMVEYLNLIAAEPDIARVPLMIDSSKWEIIEAGLKCAQGKSLVNSISLKEGEEQFIERAQLIRDYGAATVVMAFDEKGQADTFERKVEICSRAYRILTEKVGFPPEDIIFDPNIFAVATGIEEHDNYGVDFIEATRAIRKNLPCAHVSGGVSNLSFSFRGNEPVRQAMHAVFLYHAIQAGMDMGIVNAGQLIVYETIDPELREACEDVVLNRRSDATERLLDIAERYRGTGKSEERKQDLAWREWPVEKRLEHALVNGITEYVEADVEEARQAAERPLHVIEGPLMAGMNVVGDLFGAGKMFLPQVVKSARVMKQGVAVLLPYMEEEKRLSGAEEGQSNGKVIMATVKGDVHDIGKNIVGVVLACNNYEIIDLGVMVPAEKILAAAKEHRADIIGLSGLITPSLDEMVHVASEMERQGFDIPLLIGGATTSRTHTAVKIHPAYEKGQAIYVTDASRAVGVVNNLLSPDLKDGYIAGIQEEYAKVAESHRRAEAQKNRLPLAAARANHVKVDWNGYAPHAPSFLGAKVFDDYDLEELSRYIDWTPFFQTWELKGRFPNILEDEKQGETARQLYADAQAMLKKIIEEKWFRPRAVIGFWPANAVGDDIRLYKDESRDQELATFFTLRQQLSKRGDRPNVALSDFVAPVESGKQDYVGGFVVTAGFEEISIAERFERANDDYSSIMVKALADRFAEAFAERMHERVRREFWGYAPDENFTNAELIGEPYGGIRPAPGYPAQPDHTEKRTLFELLDAEKATGVKLTESYAMWPGSSVSGIYIGHPDSYYFGVAKVERDQVEDYAARKGMEVEEVERWLGPVLNYIPGNDGSGVDDAAA; translated from the coding sequence ATGCTTGACGAACTGTTCGGAGAAGAGGCGCCGCGGCGCAGCGGCAAGGAAATCCGCGCTGCCCTGGAAAAGGCCGCGCGCGAGCGCATCCTCATCCTCGACGGCGCGATGGGGACCCAGATCCAGGGGTTGGGCTTCGACGAGGACCATTTCCGCGGCGACCGCTTCATCGGCTGCGCCTGCCACCAGCAGGGCAATAACGACCTTCTGATTCTGAGTCAGCCGAAGGCGCTTGAGGATATCCACTACGAATACGCCATCGCCGGCGCGGATATTCTGGAGACCAACACCTTTTCCAGCACGCGCATCGCCCAGGCCGATTATCAGATGGAGGAGATGGTCTACGAGTTGAACCGCGACGGCGCGCGCCTTGCCCGCCGTGCCGCGATCCGGGCCGAGCAGGAGGATGGCCGCCGCCGCTTTGTCGCCGGCGCCGTCGGTCCGACCAACCGTACCGCTTCGATCTCGCCGGACGTGAACAATCCGGGCTATCGCGCTGTTTCCTTTGATCAATTACGCGATGCCTACCGCGAGCAGATCGAGGGGTTGATCGACGGCGGATCGGACCTGATCCTGATCGAGACCATCTTCGATACGCTGAATGCCAAGGCCGCCGTCTTCGCCGCGCGCCAGGCGTTTCGCGCCAAGGGGATCGAACTGCCGCTGATGATCTCCGGCACGATCACCGACCTTTCCGGCCGCACGCTCTCCGGTCAGACGCCGACCGCCTTCTGGAATTCGCTGTCGCATGCCGATCCGTTCACGATCGGCCTCAACTGCGCGCTCGGGGCGGACGCGATGCTGCCGCACCTGCAGGAGCTGTCGGGCGTTGCCGACACCTTTACCTGCGCCTATCCCAATGCCGGCCTGCCGAACGAGTTCGGCCAGTATGATCAGGATCCGGAGGAAATGGCCGGGCTGATCCGCCCCTTTGCCCAGCAGGGGCTTGTCAACATCCTCGGCGGCTGCTGCGGTTCGACGCCCGAGCATATCGCCGCGATCGCCGCTGTCGCCTCCAATTTCGCGCCGCGCGAGGTGCCGGAACACAGGCCGGTTCTGTCGCTTTCGGGTCTTGAACCGTTTCACCTGACAAAGGACATTCCCTTCGTCAATGTCGGCGAACGCACCAATGTCACCGGCTCGGCGAAGTTCCGCAAGCTGATCACCAATGCCGACTACGCGGCCGCGCTCGACGTCGCCCGCGACCAGGTGGAAGCCGGCGCGCAGATCATCGACATCAATATGGACGAGGGGCTGATCGATTCGGAACGGGCGATGGTCGAGTACCTGAACCTGATCGCCGCCGAACCGGATATTGCCCGCGTGCCGCTGATGATCGACTCCTCCAAGTGGGAGATCATCGAGGCCGGGCTGAAATGCGCGCAGGGCAAGTCGCTGGTCAACTCGATCTCGCTGAAGGAAGGCGAGGAACAGTTCATCGAACGGGCACAGCTGATCCGCGACTATGGCGCCGCCACCGTCGTCATGGCCTTTGACGAGAAGGGCCAGGCCGACACGTTCGAGCGCAAGGTCGAGATCTGTTCGCGGGCCTACAGGATCCTGACCGAAAAGGTCGGGTTCCCGCCGGAAGACATTATCTTTGACCCGAACATCTTCGCAGTTGCGACCGGGATCGAGGAACACGACAATTACGGCGTCGATTTCATCGAGGCGACGCGGGCAATCCGCAAGAACCTGCCTTGCGCGCATGTCTCGGGCGGCGTCTCGAACCTGTCCTTCTCCTTCCGCGGCAACGAGCCGGTGCGCCAGGCGATGCACGCGGTCTTTCTCTACCACGCCATTCAGGCGGGCATGGATATGGGCATCGTCAATGCCGGTCAGCTGATCGTCTACGAGACCATCGATCCGGAACTGCGCGAGGCCTGCGAGGATGTGGTTCTCAACCGTCGCTCTGACGCGACCGAGCGGCTGCTCGACATTGCCGAGCGCTATCGCGGAACCGGCAAGTCCGAGGAGCGCAAGCAGGATCTTGCCTGGCGCGAATGGCCGGTCGAGAAACGGCTGGAGCACGCGCTCGTCAACGGCATTACCGAATATGTCGAGGCGGATGTGGAAGAGGCGCGGCAGGCCGCCGAGCGTCCGCTGCACGTCATCGAAGGTCCGCTGATGGCCGGCATGAATGTCGTCGGCGACCTGTTCGGCGCGGGCAAGATGTTCCTGCCGCAGGTGGTGAAATCCGCGCGCGTGATGAAGCAGGGCGTTGCCGTGCTGCTGCCCTATATGGAAGAGGAAAAGCGCCTGAGCGGTGCGGAAGAGGGCCAGTCCAACGGCAAGGTGATCATGGCGACGGTGAAGGGCGATGTGCACGACATCGGCAAGAACATCGTCGGCGTCGTTCTTGCCTGCAACAATTACGAGATCATCGACCTCGGCGTGATGGTGCCGGCGGAAAAGATTCTCGCCGCGGCGAAGGAGCACAGGGCCGATATCATCGGGCTGTCCGGCCTGATCACGCCGTCACTCGACGAGATGGTGCATGTGGCTTCCGAAATGGAGCGTCAGGGCTTCGACATTCCGCTGCTGATCGGCGGCGCGACCACCAGCCGCACCCATACGGCCGTCAAGATCCATCCGGCCTACGAGAAAGGGCAGGCGATCTACGTGACGGATGCGAGCCGCGCCGTGGGCGTGGTCAACAACCTCCTTTCGCCGGACCTGAAGGACGGCTATATCGCCGGCATTCAGGAGGAATATGCCAAGGTCGCCGAGAGCCACCGCCGCGCCGAGGCGCAGAAGAACCGCCTGCCGCTGGCCGCCGCGCGCGCCAACCATGTGAAGGTCGACTGGAACGGGTATGCGCCGCACGCGCCGTCATTTTTGGGTGCCAAGGTGTTCGACGACTATGACCTCGAGGAGCTTTCCCGCTATATCGACTGGACGCCGTTCTTCCAGACATGGGAACTGAAGGGTCGCTTTCCGAACATTCTGGAAGACGAGAAGCAGGGCGAAACCGCGCGCCAGCTCTACGCCGATGCGCAGGCGATGCTGAAGAAGATCATCGAGGAAAAATGGTTCCGCCCGCGCGCGGTCATCGGCTTCTGGCCTGCCAATGCCGTCGGCGACGATATCCGCCTCTACAAGGACGAGAGCCGCGACCAGGAACTGGCGACCTTCTTCACGCTGCGCCAGCAGCTTTCCAAGCGCGGCGACCGGCCGAACGTGGCGCTTTCCGATTTCGTCGCTCCGGTCGAAAGCGGCAAACAGGACTATGTCGGCGGCTTTGTCGTCACGGCCGGCTTTGAGGAGATCTCGATCGCCGAACGCTTCGAGCGAGCCAATGACGATTACTCCTCGATCATGGTCAAGGCGCTTGCCGACCGGTTTGCCGAGGCCTTCGCCGAGCGGATGCATGAGCGCGTGCGCCGTGAATTCTGGGGCTATGCGCCGGACGAGAACTTCACCAATGCCGAACTGATCGGCGAGCCCTATGGCGGCATCCGACCGGCCCCCGGCTACCCGGCGCAGCCCGACCATACCGAGAAGCGCACGCTCTTCGAGTTGCTCGACGCCGAGAAGGCGACCGGCGTGAAACTGACCGAAAGCTATGCCATGTGGCCGGGCTCGTCGGTGTCCGGCATCTATATCGGCCATCCCGACAGCTATTATTTCGGCGTTGCCAAGGTCGAGCGCGACCAGGTCGAGGATTATGCGGCCCGCAAGGGCATGGAGGTGGAGGAGGTCGAACGCTGGCTTGGGCCGGTGCTCAACTATATCCCGGGGAATGACGGCAGCGGCGTGGATGATGCGGCGGCCTGA